The Pseudanabaena galeata CCNP1313 genome includes a region encoding these proteins:
- the kaiC gene encoding circadian clock protein KaiC — protein sequence MTSSSTEKNNDSNDIKRQELGVQKLRTMIEGLDDITHGGLPKGRSTLVSGTSGTGKTLLAMQFLYNGITGLDEHGVFVTFEESPSDIIKNAHSFNWDLQELIDQGRLFILDASPDPEGQEVVGDFDLSALIERIQYAIIKYKAKRISIDSMTAIFQQYDSLGLVRREIFRIVARLKSLGVTTVMTTERELEYGPVARFGVEEFVSDNVIILRNVLDGERRHRTAEILKLRGTTHMKGEFPFTMTSKGINIFPLGAMRLTQKSSNTRVSSGIATLDEMCGGGYFKDSIILTTGATGTGKTLMVSKFIENGCENGERAILFAYEESRQQLTRNASSWGTDFDKWESSGLLKIICVYPESSGLEDHLQVIKSEIESFKPSRIAIDSLSALARGVSNNTFRQFVIGLTGYVKQEEITGLFTNTTDQFMGSHSITESHISTITDTIILLQYVEIRGQMSRAVNVFKMRGSRHDSRIREYVITDEGAQIKDSFQGFERILSGSPTRVSVDEKSELSRIIRGVSVEPLE from the coding sequence ATGACTAGCTCATCAACTGAAAAAAATAACGACAGTAACGATATAAAAAGACAAGAGCTAGGTGTCCAAAAGTTACGCACCATGATTGAAGGGTTGGATGATATCACTCATGGGGGCTTACCCAAAGGGCGCTCAACTCTTGTCAGTGGTACATCGGGTACTGGCAAAACTTTATTAGCAATGCAGTTTCTCTATAACGGCATTACAGGGCTGGACGAGCATGGCGTATTTGTTACCTTTGAAGAGTCACCCTCTGACATTATCAAAAATGCTCATAGTTTTAATTGGGATCTCCAAGAATTAATCGATCAAGGTAGATTGTTTATCCTCGATGCCTCTCCCGATCCTGAAGGTCAAGAAGTAGTTGGCGATTTTGATCTATCGGCTTTAATTGAACGCATTCAATACGCAATTATTAAATACAAAGCAAAACGGATCTCCATTGATTCGATGACTGCTATTTTTCAACAATACGACTCCCTAGGCTTAGTTCGCCGCGAAATCTTTCGGATTGTCGCTCGCCTCAAGTCTTTGGGCGTAACTACAGTCATGACCACCGAGCGAGAATTAGAGTATGGTCCCGTAGCAAGATTTGGCGTAGAGGAATTTGTTTCTGATAACGTCATTATTTTAAGAAATGTCCTTGATGGAGAACGTCGCCATCGTACTGCCGAAATTCTGAAACTGCGTGGCACAACCCACATGAAGGGAGAATTTCCGTTTACGATGACCAGCAAAGGGATCAATATCTTTCCCTTGGGTGCGATGCGTCTTACTCAAAAATCTTCTAATACTAGAGTTTCGTCGGGCATCGCCACCCTTGATGAAATGTGCGGCGGTGGCTATTTCAAAGATTCGATCATTCTTACCACTGGAGCAACGGGTACTGGTAAGACTTTGATGGTAAGTAAGTTTATTGAGAATGGTTGTGAGAATGGCGAACGGGCGATCTTGTTTGCCTATGAGGAATCTCGCCAACAGCTTACGCGTAATGCTTCATCTTGGGGAACTGATTTTGATAAATGGGAAAGTTCTGGCTTACTAAAAATTATTTGTGTTTACCCTGAGTCATCGGGACTAGAAGATCATCTACAGGTGATTAAGTCTGAAATTGAGTCCTTTAAGCCATCTCGCATTGCGATCGATTCTCTTTCGGCTCTAGCTAGAGGTGTCAGCAACAATACCTTCCGTCAATTCGTGATTGGCTTAACGGGCTATGTTAAGCAAGAAGAAATTACGGGCTTATTTACGAATACAACCGATCAGTTCATGGGTTCGCATTCAATTACTGAGTCACATATTTCGACGATTACAGATACAATTATTCTGTTGCAATATGTGGAAATCCGTGGACAAATGTCGCGGGCGGTCAATGTATTCAAGATGCGGGGATCGCGCCATGACAGCCGTATTCGTGAGTATGTGATTACTGATGAAGGCGCACAAATCAAGGATTCATTCCAAGGATTTGAGAGGATTTTGAGTGGTTCACCAACACGAGTATCGGTGGATGAAAAATCGGAACTTTCACGAATCATTCGTGGTGTATCCGTGGAACCTTTAGAATAA
- the kaiB gene encoding circadian clock protein KaiB → MIRKTYVLKLYVAGNTPNSVRALKMLNDILEKEFQGVYTLKVIDVLKNPQLAEEDKILATPTLAKVLPPPVRKIIGDLSDREKVLIGLDLLYEELIGND, encoded by the coding sequence ATGATTCGTAAAACCTACGTCCTAAAACTCTACGTCGCAGGCAACACGCCAAACTCTGTGCGGGCGCTGAAAATGCTCAACGATATCCTTGAGAAAGAGTTTCAAGGAGTTTATACATTGAAGGTCATTGATGTGCTTAAAAACCCACAACTAGCTGAAGAAGATAAAATCCTTGCTACTCCTACCTTAGCAAAGGTTTTACCACCACCTGTTAGAAAAATAATTGGCGATCTGTCTGATCGCGAAAAGGTATTAATCGGACTAGATTTACTATATGAGGAATTAATTGGCAATGACTAG
- a CDS encoding circadian clock protein KaiA — protein sequence MPVLSNLQVCCLVAEANVSQTKSTLAKYLPEDRYTITVVTELEALVSLLTKTQNVQDCLVIFENVIPDVETVIDHLGMLNIFIPTILVLEDLYEQSDPHYEQSESKDFYRASISINFDQIQDLPTIIDQAIDTFIKISPQVRHQVYVNIPHSAASESLSVQQQRLARKLNERLGYLGVYYKRDSRLFLRNLSPEDRKEYLERLKNIYRSIILEYFLEKSDDLNQKIDEFVNLSFFADISVSQVLEIHMELMDEFAKQLRLEGRNDEILLDYRITLIDMIAHLCELYRRSIPRS from the coding sequence GTGCCTGTTCTGTCCAATCTACAAGTATGCTGTTTGGTGGCTGAAGCTAATGTCAGCCAAACCAAATCTACTCTTGCAAAATATTTGCCAGAGGATCGATACACTATTACGGTTGTTACCGAATTAGAAGCACTTGTAAGTTTATTAACAAAAACTCAAAATGTCCAAGACTGTCTAGTTATATTTGAAAATGTGATCCCCGATGTCGAGACTGTCATCGATCACCTTGGTATGTTGAACATTTTCATACCTACCATATTAGTTCTAGAAGATCTTTATGAACAAAGTGACCCTCACTATGAACAAAGCGAATCAAAGGACTTTTATCGAGCCAGTATCAGTATCAATTTTGATCAGATCCAAGATCTGCCCACAATTATCGATCAGGCGATCGACACTTTTATCAAGATTTCGCCACAAGTTAGACATCAAGTCTATGTCAATATTCCGCACAGTGCGGCTTCTGAGTCTTTAAGTGTCCAACAACAGCGATTAGCCAGAAAGCTTAATGAAAGATTGGGGTATTTGGGGGTGTATTACAAACGCGATTCACGATTATTTCTCCGTAACCTATCACCTGAAGATAGAAAAGAGTATCTTGAGCGCTTAAAAAACATTTATCGGTCGATTATCCTCGAATACTTTCTCGAAAAAAGTGATGATTTAAATCAAAAAATTGATGAATTCGTTAATCTTTCTTTTTTTGCGGATATTTCTGTATCACAGGTTCTAGAAATTCATATGGAACTAATGGACGAATTTGCTAAGCAATTAAGACTAGAAGGTAGAAATGATGAAATTTTACTAGATTATCGAATTACGCTAATTGATATGATCGCGCATCTATGTGAGCTATATCGTCGATCTATTCCACGCTCCTAA
- a CDS encoding hybrid sensor histidine kinase/response regulator — translation MDSLILNQSLEIYGQSIVAICRLPTDTAEAIALLQKGWSHVVVVDQNDLPQGLFNARCLLNWQSKSVDGYTFSAPSIALEDIDLEPLPAISIAMTIADFLQRISQYRHSAETWALVDSNGRFASLLDVSSLLRSLVQEDKNQSPSITSLLLPLIYQLPLPVMVSDRDGAIVGMNAAWRNSLYESLPSNTVADILPVDETSSSISNTSTSSPTKGQVNERSHVLEPKLPVTHQFCTTDGASFTWQVISVALQGSLQGLDLAIAYDITAQKNLAQELSGLSRVKDEFLTCINHELKTPLTSVIGIASLLSNNTFGELNERQSRYVKMIHQSGRQLVSIIDNIFDLAKAESGQLELYAETVSVKEICQKSIQQAKKLVQQDSTIFRNYNFEEGWELDIHLDIDPTVQTIYADETRLQQMLVNLLSNAFKFSFSPSELVDDLPSISPQIGMTVKWWEGWLAITVWDQGIGIPEEKQSLVFQKFQQVENVLTRRFEGTGSSLLLTRHLARLHGGDITFVSQVDVGSQFTILLPPETRSNHDHVHFEQLDRRMDISQGRLVLVVETSTEALDWLRNTLADFNYQVVIARSGTEALEKARRLQPCLILLSPDVPMLSGWDVLALLKGDTVTQHIRVVMMKRADEPKINSHQADGILLKPIKAAELSVFLPNYAARPKSLKFLYLNQNLEEGVIELLHDLGHSLLEAEDLPQADVLSKIWQPDLFLLNGDNQVLLKYLEDISELETLSSLPILIVTKSAIAEINWLQNRFANLSLHDCLSLDLDNLDTARAEVLLALHQSINNAVCYFVPNSFANTATINRG, via the coding sequence ATGGACTCCCTCATCTTAAATCAGTCTTTAGAGATATATGGACAGTCGATTGTAGCAATTTGCCGACTACCCACTGATACTGCTGAAGCAATAGCCCTTCTTCAAAAAGGATGGTCTCATGTGGTGGTGGTGGATCAAAATGATCTGCCACAGGGTTTGTTTAATGCACGATGTTTATTAAATTGGCAATCTAAATCAGTAGATGGTTATACATTTTCTGCGCCATCGATCGCTTTAGAAGATATTGATCTTGAGCCATTACCTGCGATTTCGATCGCCATGACGATCGCCGATTTTTTGCAAAGAATCTCTCAATATCGGCATTCAGCAGAAACTTGGGCTTTGGTAGATAGCAATGGTAGATTTGCATCTCTTTTGGATGTCTCAAGCTTACTGCGATCGCTCGTACAAGAAGATAAAAATCAAAGCCCGTCCATCACCTCATTGTTATTGCCCTTGATCTATCAGTTGCCTCTGCCTGTGATGGTTAGCGATCGCGATGGAGCAATTGTGGGTATGAATGCCGCATGGCGCAATAGCTTGTACGAGAGCTTACCTAGCAATACCGTGGCTGATATATTGCCAGTCGATGAGACTAGTAGCAGTATCTCAAATACATCTACATCATCTCCAACAAAGGGACAAGTTAATGAGCGTTCCCACGTACTAGAGCCAAAGCTCCCTGTAACTCACCAGTTTTGTACTACTGATGGTGCATCGTTTACATGGCAAGTGATTAGTGTGGCTTTGCAGGGCAGTTTGCAAGGGCTAGATCTGGCGATCGCCTATGACATTACAGCCCAAAAAAATCTGGCTCAAGAGCTATCGGGGCTAAGTCGGGTCAAAGATGAATTTTTGACCTGCATTAATCATGAGCTGAAAACGCCATTAACCTCAGTAATTGGGATCGCCAGTTTATTGAGCAACAACACCTTTGGCGAACTTAATGAACGTCAGAGTCGCTATGTGAAGATGATTCATCAAAGTGGTCGGCAATTAGTTTCGATTATTGATAATATTTTTGACCTTGCTAAAGCTGAGTCAGGGCAATTAGAACTATATGCAGAGACTGTTTCAGTCAAAGAGATTTGTCAAAAAAGCATCCAGCAAGCGAAGAAGTTAGTTCAACAGGATTCCACGATTTTTCGTAACTATAACTTTGAAGAAGGCTGGGAGTTAGATATTCACCTAGACATTGATCCAACGGTACAGACAATTTATGCCGATGAAACTAGGTTGCAGCAAATGCTGGTAAATCTGCTTTCCAATGCTTTTAAATTTAGTTTTTCGCCATCGGAACTGGTTGATGATTTACCATCTATTTCTCCACAAATAGGGATGACTGTGAAGTGGTGGGAAGGCTGGCTCGCCATCACGGTCTGGGATCAGGGAATTGGAATACCTGAAGAGAAACAAAGTTTAGTATTTCAAAAATTTCAACAGGTGGAAAACGTCCTAACTCGGCGCTTTGAAGGTACTGGATCGAGTTTGCTCTTAACCAGACACTTGGCGCGTTTGCACGGTGGTGATATTACCTTTGTTTCGCAGGTTGATGTGGGCAGTCAGTTTACGATTTTGTTGCCGCCTGAAACTAGATCCAATCATGATCATGTTCACTTTGAGCAGCTTGATCGACGGATGGATATTAGTCAGGGGCGATTAGTATTGGTGGTAGAAACTTCTACGGAGGCTTTAGATTGGTTGAGAAATACTCTGGCGGATTTTAATTATCAAGTAGTAATTGCGCGATCGGGAACTGAAGCTCTAGAAAAAGCAAGGCGGTTGCAACCTTGTCTAATTTTGTTGAGTCCAGATGTGCCGATGTTGTCGGGCTGGGATGTATTAGCTTTACTCAAGGGGGATACGGTAACCCAGCATATTCGCGTGGTGATGATGAAACGAGCCGATGAACCCAAAATTAATTCGCATCAAGCTGACGGAATATTGCTCAAACCGATCAAAGCTGCCGAATTGAGTGTATTTTTGCCTAACTATGCGGCTAGACCAAAATCCCTCAAGTTCTTATACCTAAATCAAAATCTGGAAGAGGGTGTAATTGAATTACTACACGACCTTGGTCATAGCTTACTAGAAGCGGAAGACTTGCCCCAAGCAGATGTGTTGTCCAAAATTTGGCAGCCAGATCTATTTCTGCTGAATGGTGATAATCAAGTTTTGCTAAAGTATCTAGAAGATATTAGTGAATTAGAGACGCTATCAAGTTTACCAATCTTGATCGTTACCAAGTCAGCGATCGCCGAAATTAATTGGCTCCAAAATCGATTTGCAAACCTGAGTTTGCATGATTGTCTGAGTTTAGATTTAGATAATTTAGATACAGCTAGAGCCGAAGTTTTATTGGCTTTGCATCAGTCAATTAATAATGCTGTATGTTACTTTGTGCCAAACTCTTTTGCGAATACTGCAACTATTAACCGTGGTTGA
- a CDS encoding transporter substrate-binding protein — MNREAKSLNIAGSRTEVMQVGVMQFPSVGLVNSEALVKEVTLMAISEINQSGGILGKNIDPIVIDIVANDHSIASQAGSLLHELDIKNLFGCGLSSVRKQVIPILEKHQAQLWYPYYYEGLECSDNIFYTGACPNQVIQPAINWLLQNKGDRIYLVGTDGIYSRTVNKIIRAQIKQQNGLLLCEDYIPRDISNYHESIAKIKHTEPAAVISTLSPQNSIAFLQQYVEAGIQAKEIPILSLRLTDLELRYLWESLEHPVAIAGHLASSNYFQSLDTAHNQDFLRKYSIWYGVERSPTPTVNVVMQAAYTQVFLWKQAVEAAQTFDVIPVRQAAYDQSFASPAGKIVRDRNHHIWTACRVAEITPTGKFEILYTVDPIKPKPWLGVEELNPDTSTVVIEILADITQGIQQSWQLEKDAQDLEFTIAELLGRGQGKGRNQLAPEITRAVMSKMFKANQRLLKTQADLLNVEGALRDANELLEHRIEQRTMQLQKTIRRLQNEAADRQQAEILLRESQQRFSAIADNVPGVVYRAVLHPDGAVSMPYISPRTQEIFGISVEEFTEHLEWVFDMAHPEDRAELNEMVQISAEELMTFEHEYRVSSLFEKVKWVRIISQPHRNDQGDTVWDGVIIDISHQKQIEESLRQAEEKYRSIFEHAIEGIFQAQTDGCYINANPALANIYGYENPAELLTAVALDPYRLFTEPKRYQELLHQLATEGSVASFEALVYKSDRRIIWILINARANYDHEGNFISYEGLVQDITERKLAEQALKAEQEKSENLLLNILPKEIVKQLKINNNVIASRSDNVSILFADIVDFTTLSTQVSPNDLVTMLNGIFSSFDLLADQLGLEKIKTIGDAYMVVGGLPTSRPDHAEAIAEMALAMQKSISNFKRDDGTAFRLRIGINTGAVVAGVIGIRKFIYDLWGDAVNVASRMESHGLAGGIQVTQATYELLKDKYSFWHRGKIFVKGRGEMDTYMLLDRKSDSPASELASADQEEMQSLSSSV, encoded by the coding sequence ATGAATCGAGAGGCTAAGTCCTTAAATATTGCAGGTAGTAGGACTGAAGTCATGCAAGTTGGAGTGATGCAATTTCCGAGCGTTGGTTTAGTCAATAGTGAGGCGCTGGTTAAAGAGGTAACCTTGATGGCGATCTCCGAAATTAATCAATCAGGAGGCATATTAGGAAAAAATATTGATCCCATTGTGATTGATATTGTGGCGAATGATCACAGTATTGCTTCGCAAGCAGGATCGTTATTGCATGAACTGGATATTAAAAATTTATTTGGGTGTGGTTTATCGTCGGTGCGGAAACAGGTAATTCCTATCCTTGAAAAGCATCAAGCCCAACTTTGGTATCCCTATTATTACGAGGGGCTAGAATGCTCAGACAATATCTTTTATACAGGTGCATGTCCCAATCAAGTGATCCAGCCAGCGATTAATTGGTTGCTGCAAAACAAAGGCGATCGCATTTACTTAGTTGGCACAGATGGTATTTATTCACGCACAGTTAATAAGATTATTCGCGCTCAAATTAAGCAGCAAAATGGCTTATTACTGTGTGAAGACTATATTCCCCGTGACATATCTAACTACCATGAAAGTATTGCCAAAATTAAGCATACTGAACCTGCTGCGGTAATTAGCACCCTATCTCCACAGAACTCCATTGCTTTTTTACAACAGTATGTCGAAGCGGGAATTCAGGCTAAAGAAATTCCCATTCTATCATTGCGCTTAACTGATCTAGAACTGAGGTATCTCTGGGAAAGTCTAGAGCATCCTGTGGCGATCGCAGGCCATCTGGCTAGCTCTAACTATTTCCAAAGCCTAGATACGGCGCACAATCAAGATTTTTTACGTAAATACTCAATTTGGTACGGTGTTGAGCGATCGCCAACGCCAACTGTTAACGTCGTCATGCAAGCTGCGTATACTCAAGTTTTTTTGTGGAAACAAGCCGTTGAAGCCGCTCAAACCTTTGACGTGATTCCAGTACGTCAGGCGGCCTATGATCAAAGCTTTGCTTCACCTGCTGGTAAAATCGTCCGCGATCGCAACCATCACATTTGGACAGCTTGTCGAGTTGCGGAAATTACTCCCACAGGTAAGTTTGAAATCTTATATACAGTCGATCCGATCAAACCAAAGCCATGGTTAGGAGTAGAGGAATTAAATCCAGATACATCAACCGTAGTTATTGAAATCCTTGCGGATATTACTCAAGGCATTCAGCAAAGTTGGCAGCTAGAAAAAGATGCTCAGGACTTGGAATTTACGATCGCGGAGCTATTAGGAAGAGGGCAAGGTAAAGGGCGTAACCAACTTGCTCCTGAGATTACCCGTGCGGTAATGTCGAAGATGTTTAAAGCAAATCAGCGCCTTCTCAAAACACAGGCAGATTTGTTAAATGTGGAAGGGGCTTTACGGGATGCCAATGAACTATTAGAGCATCGTATTGAACAGCGCACGATGCAATTACAGAAAACGATCAGACGTTTACAAAATGAAGCGGCGGATCGTCAGCAAGCGGAAATACTATTACGGGAAAGTCAGCAGAGATTTTCGGCGATCGCCGATAATGTCCCTGGGGTGGTCTATCGGGCTGTGCTACATCCTGATGGCGCTGTCTCTATGCCTTACATTAGCCCCCGCACGCAGGAAATCTTTGGCATATCCGTCGAAGAGTTTACGGAGCATTTGGAATGGGTATTTGATATGGCGCATCCTGAAGACCGTGCGGAACTCAATGAGATGGTGCAGATATCTGCCGAAGAATTGATGACCTTTGAGCATGAATATCGGGTCTCTAGTTTGTTTGAGAAAGTTAAGTGGGTACGCATTATCTCTCAGCCCCATCGCAATGACCAAGGCGATACGGTTTGGGATGGGGTGATTATTGATATTAGTCATCAAAAGCAAATTGAAGAATCTTTACGTCAAGCGGAAGAGAAGTATCGCAGCATTTTTGAACATGCGATCGAAGGCATTTTTCAAGCTCAAACCGATGGATGTTATATCAATGCTAATCCTGCACTGGCCAATATTTATGGCTATGAAAATCCCGCAGAACTGCTTACTGCTGTTGCGTTAGATCCATATCGTCTATTTACAGAACCAAAACGTTATCAAGAACTCTTACATCAACTAGCTACCGAAGGCTCAGTGGCTAGTTTTGAAGCTTTGGTCTATAAGAGCGATCGCAGGATCATTTGGATTTTGATTAATGCCAGAGCTAATTATGATCATGAAGGTAACTTTATTTCCTATGAGGGACTGGTTCAAGATATTACGGAACGGAAACTTGCCGAACAAGCCCTCAAAGCGGAGCAAGAAAAGTCAGAAAATTTGTTACTGAATATCTTGCCAAAAGAGATCGTCAAACAACTGAAGATTAACAATAATGTGATCGCCTCAAGGTCTGATAATGTCTCCATTTTGTTTGCGGATATTGTGGACTTTACGACCCTCTCGACCCAAGTTTCACCCAATGACTTAGTGACTATGCTCAATGGAATTTTCTCTTCTTTTGATCTGCTTGCCGATCAGTTGGGATTAGAAAAAATCAAGACCATTGGGGATGCCTATATGGTAGTTGGTGGATTGCCCACGTCTCGTCCTGACCATGCTGAAGCGATCGCCGAGATGGCTCTAGCCATGCAAAAATCTATCTCTAATTTTAAACGTGATGACGGTACTGCTTTTCGTTTACGAATTGGAATTAATACAGGGGCAGTTGTGGCAGGGGTGATCGGTATCCGCAAATTTATTTACGATCTGTGGGGTGATGCTGTGAATGTCGCTAGTCGGATGGAATCCCATGGTTTAGCGGGAGGGATTCAGGTGACGCAAGCAACCTATGAGTTACTCAAAGATAAATATTCTTTTTGGCATCGTGGCAAAATATTTGTCAAAGGAAGAGGTGAAATGGATACATATATGTTGCTTGACCGTAAGTCTGATTCGCCTGCATCAGAGTTAGCGTCAGCAGACCAAGAGGAGATGCAAAGCCTATCCTCTTCTGTATAG
- the pheA gene encoding prephenate dehydratase, translating to MTTVAYLGPAGTYSEMAALQYLQLSHPDLEHDPSRMCPYPTIPQAINAAEQGHVDVAVVPVENSIQGGVTMTLDSLWQSESLQIQQAIVMPIAHALITRAQNFDDIKVVYSHPQGLAQCQQWLDHHLPTVQQIASDSTTDGLHIVAKDVTVAAIASQRAAEIYDLPILQYPINDQPDNCTRFLVLGRTSPTTRGTHSSLAFSLKRNMPGALVKPLSVFADRQINMSRIESRPTKRSLGEYIFFIDIEAPIDDPNFSEALQELQAVTENLKILGSYAIT from the coding sequence ATGACAACGGTTGCTTACCTTGGTCCCGCAGGTACATATTCAGAAATGGCAGCTTTGCAATATTTACAGCTTAGCCATCCAGACTTAGAGCATGATCCTTCGCGGATGTGTCCTTACCCCACGATTCCCCAAGCGATTAATGCTGCCGAGCAGGGTCATGTGGATGTGGCTGTTGTCCCTGTTGAAAACTCAATTCAGGGGGGGGTAACCATGACCCTCGATAGCCTCTGGCAATCGGAGTCATTGCAAATCCAACAGGCGATCGTTATGCCGATCGCCCATGCTTTGATTACTCGCGCCCAAAATTTTGACGATATTAAAGTTGTCTATTCCCATCCTCAAGGTTTAGCGCAATGTCAGCAATGGCTGGATCATCATTTACCCACGGTGCAGCAAATTGCTAGTGACTCTACAACCGATGGCTTGCATATTGTGGCTAAAGATGTGACCGTGGCGGCGATCGCCTCACAACGAGCCGCCGAAATTTACGATTTACCAATTCTGCAATATCCAATTAACGATCAACCTGATAACTGCACTCGTTTTTTAGTACTCGGACGCACTTCACCCACTACTAGAGGCACACATTCTTCCCTTGCCTTTAGCCTGAAACGGAATATGCCAGGAGCCTTAGTCAAACCTTTATCAGTATTCGCTGATCGCCAAATTAACATGAGTCGGATTGAGTCACGCCCGACCAAGCGATCGCTGGGCGAATATATTTTCTTCATCGATATTGAAGCCCCCATTGATGATCCTAACTTCAGTGAAGCTCTACAAGAACTGCAAGCCGTCACTGAAAATCTTAAAATTCTTGGTAGTTATGCAATTACCTAG
- a CDS encoding protein kinase domain-containing protein — MIGQLLDGRYRIASKLGEGGFGHTYLAHDTRIPNEPLCVVKHLKPASSDREYLKVASRLFTSEAQTLAQLGSHDRIPRLLAYFEQAGEFYLVEEFIEGRSLELELVRGYRLSETLVMQILDDLLSILEYTHSHGVIHRDIKPDNIIRRKSDGKLVLIDFGAIKQVQNQLNQEGATIATVAIGTLGYMPSEQAQGKPRHNSDLYALGMIGIQALTGLPPRELQEDYQTGELIWQHLVPNKSSLVDVLAKMTRYHYKDRYESALEIRKVLVNLSDRNLPTQPVSNSANGLQSTIVGLNNNQNNNHNLHTEVLPQVTPTVPPTEAYTPAIAPPLIQQPPIQPLPPATQTPTPINREPSHEPLPQQTVQVHAPIQADHNGGNGSNKGLWIVVWGGAFAFAIAIGALMATRSSNTATNTANNSTPTKAAITQSPSKTPVASPSPSASIEPTAIATSAPTGAPSPTPTTSPQIPITPLSETDAVDIVNNLVASKNQMFAPPFDRKLLAELTTGEAYEKRKGAIDWLEQNNAFYRYGEFTVSRVGAFGIQDNQANVTVEIFESPTLYVNGKIDRSQSQPSRGRYVCTLSFENGKWKIANLTKVD; from the coding sequence ATGATTGGTCAATTACTTGATGGACGCTACCGCATTGCTAGTAAGTTGGGTGAGGGTGGGTTTGGCCATACTTATTTAGCCCATGATACGCGCATCCCGAATGAGCCGCTTTGTGTGGTCAAACATCTCAAACCTGCTAGTAGCGATCGCGAATATTTAAAGGTGGCGAGTCGCTTGTTCACCAGTGAAGCGCAAACCCTTGCTCAGTTAGGTAGTCACGATCGCATTCCTCGTTTGCTGGCTTATTTTGAGCAGGCTGGGGAATTTTATTTGGTAGAAGAGTTTATCGAGGGGCGATCGCTAGAACTAGAGTTGGTACGCGGCTATCGGCTCAGTGAAACCTTAGTTATGCAGATCCTTGATGATTTATTAAGCATTTTGGAATATACCCATAGTCACGGCGTAATTCATCGGGATATTAAGCCAGATAACATTATTCGCCGTAAATCCGATGGCAAATTAGTATTAATCGATTTTGGGGCGATCAAACAGGTTCAAAATCAGCTAAATCAAGAGGGAGCCACGATCGCCACCGTAGCGATCGGGACTTTGGGATATATGCCTAGTGAGCAAGCTCAAGGTAAACCCCGCCATAACAGTGATTTGTATGCGCTTGGAATGATCGGCATTCAAGCTCTGACAGGTTTACCGCCCCGTGAATTGCAAGAGGATTATCAAACGGGAGAGTTAATCTGGCAGCATCTTGTACCAAACAAGTCGAGCTTAGTCGATGTATTAGCCAAGATGACGCGCTATCACTACAAAGATCGCTATGAATCAGCTTTAGAAATTCGTAAAGTTTTGGTAAATTTAAGCGATCGCAACTTGCCAACTCAACCAGTAAGTAACTCCGCTAATGGGCTTCAGTCAACGATTGTGGGTCTCAATAACAATCAAAACAACAATCATAATTTGCATACGGAAGTCTTACCCCAAGTAACTCCCACAGTCCCACCGACAGAAGCATATACGCCAGCGATCGCGCCGCCACTGATTCAACAACCACCAATCCAACCATTACCACCAGCTACTCAAACACCTACACCCATAAATCGCGAGCCATCTCATGAACCATTGCCTCAGCAGACTGTACAGGTTCACGCTCCAATTCAAGCTGATCATAATGGTGGTAATGGGAGTAATAAAGGTTTATGGATTGTTGTCTGGGGCGGAGCCTTTGCCTTCGCGATCGCGATCGGCGCTTTGATGGCGACACGTTCATCCAATACCGCCACAAATACCGCCAATAACTCCACTCCTACTAAAGCTGCCATTACCCAAAGTCCTAGCAAAACTCCCGTAGCTAGTCCTAGTCCATCCGCATCTATCGAACCTACAGCTATCGCAACTTCTGCCCCCACAGGAGCACCTAGTCCGACACCAACTACTTCTCCCCAAATCCCAATTACACCTTTGTCTGAGACTGATGCGGTAGATATCGTAAATAATTTGGTAGCGAGCAAAAATCAAATGTTTGCCCCACCCTTTGACCGTAAGTTGCTGGCTGAACTAACTACAGGGGAAGCCTATGAAAAACGCAAAGGGGCGATCGACTGGTTAGAGCAGAATAATGCTTTTTATCGCTATGGTGAATTTACGGTGAGTCGGGTTGGAGCATTTGGAATTCAGGATAATCAAGCCAATGTGACCGTAGAAATTTTTGAAAGTCCCACCCTATATGTCAATGGCAAAATTGATCGCAGTCAGTCGCAACCATCAAGGGGGCGCTATGTTTGCACCCTAAGTTTTGAAAATGGCAAATGGAAAATTGCCAATCTGACAAAAGTAGATTAG